In the genome of Labeo rohita strain BAU-BD-2019 chromosome 24, IGBB_LRoh.1.0, whole genome shotgun sequence, one region contains:
- the pus3 gene encoding tRNA pseudouridine(38/39) synthase, with translation MSEEVLLARVKALEEEVERLKAQLKVERDGAGTEEKTHQTSAGLQTESPKHQEAEENRSKQKKRAERPFDFSVHPRRHVALRLAYLGWQYQGFAVQENTDNTVEARLFEALLKTKLIQDRQTSNYHRCGRTDKGVSAFSQVISIDLRSTQFGGGLGVTVPADVEVKAKASAEELPYVKILNRVLPQDIRILQWTPVETGFSARFDCQSRTYRYYFPRGDLDVDLMAEAAKRYEGTHDFRNICKMDVGNGVLQFQRTILSATVQPAQLNSTCTNDPHQLYVFQVKGLAFLYHQVRCMMALLLLIGQKLEAPEIIDQLLDVEKNPRKPQYSMAVDYPLVLYDCHFEGVDWINETEEENHVLNSLHQHWVQNAVKTQVLLGMIQGLQKTNTEMTSLQCWLMEGSRQKKYQPLLDRPRCESLESRIQHFVKRGRLEQEEGENGEETTVFRGKRSKHSHLTTTSQMQEQNHGAKTED, from the exons ATGTCAGAGGAAGTTCTGCTGGCTCGTGTGAAGGCTTTGGAAGAGGAGGTTGAGAGACTGAAAGCTCAGCTGAAAGTAGAGAGAGACGGAGCTGGGACAGAAGAGAAGACTCATCAAACATCAGCCGGTCTCCAAACAGAGAGCCCAAAACATCAGGAAGCTGAGGAGAACAGATCCAAACAGAAGAAACGAGCAGAGAGGCCCTTTGACTTCTCTGTCCATCCTCGCAGACATGTGGCACTGCGGCTGGCGTATCTCGGCTGGCAATACCAAGGCTTCGCTGTCCAGGAAAACACAGACAACACAGTCGAAGCTCGGCTTTTCGAGGCGCTGCTGAAGACTAAACTGATCCAGGACAGACAGACGTCTAACTATCACCGCTGCGGCCGCACAGATAAAGGAGTCAGTGCTTTCTCTCAG GTCATATCCATTGATCTGCGTTCAACGCAGTTTGGAGGAGGTTTAGGTGTGACTGTCCCAGCCGACGTTGAGGTCAAAGCCAAGGCGTCTGCAGAAGAATTACCCTACGTGAAGATATTAAATCGAGTCCTGCCACAGGACATTAGGATCCTGCAATGGACTCCTGTAGAAACCGGCTTCAGCGCGCGTTTCGACTGCCAGTCCAGAACATACAGATACTACTTCCCTCGAGGAGATTTAGATGTGGATCTCATGGCAGAGGCTGCGAAACG GTATGAGGGAACGCATGACTTCAGGAATATCTGTAAGATGGATGTAGGTAACGGAGTCTTGCAGTTTCAAAGGACCATCTTGTCTGCAACCGTCCAGCCGGCCCAACTCAACTCCACCTGCACTAATGACCCACACCAACTCTATGTCTTCCAGGTCAAAGGTCTTGCTTTCCTCTATCACCAG GTTCGCTGCATGATGGCTTTGCTGCTGCTTATTGGACAAAAGCTCGAAGCTCCAGAAATCATTGACCAGCTGCTGGATGTGGAGAAAAACCCAAGGAAACCTCAATACAG TATGGCGGTGGATTACCCTTTGGTGCTGTATGACTGTCACTTCGAGGGTGTGGATTGGATAAATGAAACGGAGGAGGAAAACCATGTCCTGAATTCTCTGCACCAACACTGGGTTCAGAACGCAGTTAAAACCCAAGTTCTTCTTGGCATGATCCAAGGccttcagaaaacaaacacag AGATGACATCTCTACAGTGTTGGCTCATGGAGGGCTCTCGGCAGAAGAAGTACCAGCCTCTTCTAGACCGGCCGCGCTGTGAGAGTTTGGAGTCCAGGATCCAGCACTTCGTGAAGAGAGGAAGACTGGAGCAGGAAGAAGGAGAGAATGGAGAGGAGACGACCGTTTTTAGAGGGAAAAGATCAAAACATTCCCATCTGACAACAACAAGCCAAATGCAGGAGCAAAACCATGGAGCAAAAACCGAGGATTGA